In Polaribacter sp. L3A8, a genomic segment contains:
- a CDS encoding T9SS type A sorting domain-containing protein, with protein sequence MKRTTTLKWLTLLLVLNMINIYAIDKKEVKGLTNPAKTTTTTTTTTTIFAPNDISTLPKNQIVPLVNDGVNFSGVTASTSSSTLSSNFSNIGNAIDSDLGNSSVGSVVLGGNSNLTITSLVDIPSGSYAGFNIDSGISLLSTITVTLYDGATQVDSFTPSSDLLTSIIGLGSGGKNIGFIAPAKFNKIRIRLSGVAASLIVNYPFVKIYKEETTTLTCNEEKVIAGPDYPMEIDEIGVTGLNLSLGDVVANADYTIDLDQSNHATLNAGAIGISVAATSFLSVKKQPDFGTGVVTPFAAGTYAGFNVTLANLLDVGVLDNIIITTYLNDGIRETSVGNTNLINAPLLGAASQNRGFITTLSYDEIRITVSKPAGVTLGEVQVNYPIIKEYCSAAALTCNEEVIWTNATYPVEVYTPASTGLISAGGSVTNLNNIINADTTDYAELALNVSAASSLEIGVYDVIGSYVSTVEAPYNVGFEIENTSLLEVDLLNSLTISTYLNGSEVQSKTGANVVVGAPILAFEDRQTIGFLATSEFDEVRIKFNTTVGVNLGTLKIYNSIIKKMCSTTLECNTTYALTTPTFSTYVDFQQTGVSGLACVGCTVSNTGNVLSSDDTDYATINVTAGVAAKVSLAVRDATNTYPAGSYAGFALSFDDALVSLEVLRNSITITTLDANGDVLESKSASNLIGLELLTNIIGTSATGDVNLGFKTTQAYSGIKISASSLVSVAIDNEIDVYGAFVDTRGATGGSFGSCLVDSDNDGIDDSLDIDDDNDGIIDIIENGNCAIEDKVEIVELYSEDFGSGTGRSSNPYVENHLYDTNGAIPDGSYAIVSSNSPGLPAYNRTDQNGNVDANIDEFTGPASGSTNGRYLSINMVNTGNIEFYRHRLNNLIIGADYRFRLDMAGLCNGCADAPIFRLEVQNSSGATLQTVSSSSLGVTNNDTWVRVNLNFTGTTDKVDIVIFNDQPNGGAGNDVGVDNIVFSVLQCPASFNDPDNDGLENSIDLDSDGDGCPDVREAGVPGILKTTNVTNGNGTDATANTTVATDDAILDIDSSGQSVGLNGLVASIETDDTARAITTYPSNYITYSLDKNINACGTAMITQVYQTPTERWIEITNATDYIVGENTTNLALFKDGASTSLAPSAFINNLSAIAPHTSILISSKTVNNKLAGVTEITGTDNANAAAVTDFSTANDIIVLTKNIDSRAWVNRVDVISSIADSTSYVRSDMILEPNTTFDSTEWVAFINDNIITYNDLEFDELDEADERHPHDPLLSEIVSANVNANIKPGLHNFGFTDRVSGDWSNGYPDRSREVKVSESYNHLEKLSARKLDVKSGAIFSITDHLLVVTNDVILNGEIRLVSTDDTNKAQMVQTHKGVKQVTGTGKLLVDQKSKAPNMYRYNYMGSPVNTIGESTYSVLSVLKDGTNPLTANGTIGQGASDIAKDITFVQGYNGSNTAPISIADYWIYTYGSAAGGRSNWEHKYRRATIAQTDGFIFKGPSDPEQNYTFAGTPKDGDLATAVGADQSYLVGNPFAGAMSAKKFIQDNTNAITGSLYFWEHAGEKNAEGTKGHYYGGYVGGYAIRNISMGLSANQVMSNNGADVVTSLVEAETETKNNGASDYSLDGISGVVLGSLNESVSFTSTIAADSLFINYKTISTGSIGVKVNGTLHSVPLSISSGQYTDVCLSKDIKVNDVIEVIYTNNSGAYNLYLDSFILKGRAVTDGAPAVGTGEYKVPKAYIAMGQGFFILGDADGGPIMFNNSQREYKKEGPESILFKSDNKSTEKTRTSVGKLPIIKLGMNYTNEEGLGLHRQIGISFKKENSFGYDNGYDSGMLDVGETDFYWKLPNSDDKYAIAGVQSISDDLEVPLFISLAHKGTVVIGVDEWDAIDRNVYIKDKLTKQAYLINNGSFSLKLASGSYTDRFFLAFKESNTLSVSDNTTVLNKNITVYLDSNTQEIVINNENNLQLKNVKLYNLLGQEIGKWNNLDQIATQQRLKTNKLSNAIYIINIETEKGKISKKVILE encoded by the coding sequence ATGAAAAGAACGACTACTTTAAAATGGTTAACCCTTTTATTAGTTTTAAATATGATAAATATTTATGCTATAGATAAAAAAGAGGTAAAAGGTCTTACAAATCCAGCTAAGACAACAACAACAACAACAACAACAACAACAATTTTCGCGCCTAATGATATTAGCACGCTTCCTAAAAATCAAATTGTACCATTAGTAAATGATGGTGTCAATTTTAGTGGAGTTACTGCGAGTACTAGTTCTAGTACTCTTAGTTCTAATTTTAGCAATATAGGTAATGCTATTGATAGTGATTTAGGTAATTCTTCTGTAGGATCGGTAGTATTAGGAGGTAATAGTAATTTAACCATTACTTCTCTTGTAGATATTCCGAGTGGTTCTTATGCAGGTTTTAATATAGATTCAGGAATATCTTTATTAAGTACAATAACAGTTACCTTATACGATGGAGCTACTCAAGTTGATAGTTTTACTCCATCATCAGACTTATTAACTTCAATTATAGGTTTGGGAAGTGGAGGTAAAAATATTGGTTTTATAGCGCCAGCTAAATTTAATAAAATAAGAATAAGACTTAGTGGAGTGGCGGCTAGTTTAATTGTAAATTATCCATTTGTAAAAATTTATAAAGAAGAAACTACAACACTTACTTGTAATGAAGAGAAAGTAATTGCAGGGCCTGATTATCCTATGGAGATAGATGAAATAGGTGTTACAGGACTTAATCTTAGTTTAGGAGATGTTGTAGCAAATGCGGATTATACAATTGATTTAGACCAAAGCAATCATGCTACTTTAAATGCGGGTGCAATAGGTATTAGCGTTGCTGCTACTTCTTTTTTATCAGTAAAAAAACAGCCAGATTTTGGTACAGGTGTAGTAACTCCTTTTGCAGCAGGTACCTATGCTGGTTTTAATGTGACTTTAGCTAATTTATTAGATGTAGGTGTTTTAGATAATATTATAATTACCACTTATTTAAATGATGGAATACGAGAAACAAGTGTTGGAAACACCAATCTTATAAATGCACCACTTTTAGGTGCTGCGTCACAAAATAGAGGGTTTATAACTACTTTAAGTTATGATGAAATTAGAATTACTGTTTCTAAGCCTGCTGGTGTTACTTTAGGAGAGGTTCAAGTAAATTATCCTATTATAAAAGAATATTGTTCGGCAGCTGCTTTAACTTGTAACGAAGAAGTAATATGGACAAATGCTACTTATCCAGTAGAGGTGTATACGCCTGCAAGTACAGGTTTAATCAGTGCAGGTGGTAGTGTAACTAATTTAAATAATATTATAAATGCAGATACCACAGATTATGCAGAGTTAGCTTTAAATGTAAGTGCCGCTTCTTCTTTAGAAATAGGTGTTTATGATGTAATAGGTAGTTACGTAAGTACTGTTGAAGCACCTTATAATGTAGGTTTCGAAATAGAAAATACTTCACTTTTAGAGGTAGATTTGTTAAACAGCCTTACAATTTCTACTTATTTAAATGGTAGTGAAGTGCAATCTAAAACAGGTGCAAATGTTGTAGTTGGTGCACCTATACTTGCTTTTGAAGATAGACAAACTATTGGTTTTCTTGCAACATCAGAATTTGATGAAGTTAGAATTAAATTCAACACAACCGTTGGTGTTAATTTAGGTACGCTGAAAATTTATAATAGTATCATTAAAAAAATGTGTAGCACAACATTAGAGTGTAATACCACTTATGCCTTAACAACACCTACGTTTTCTACTTATGTAGATTTTCAGCAAACAGGTGTTTCTGGTTTAGCATGTGTTGGTTGTACAGTATCCAATACGGGTAATGTTTTATCTAGTGATGATACAGATTATGCAACAATTAATGTAACAGCGGGAGTAGCTGCAAAGGTTAGTTTAGCTGTTAGAGACGCAACAAATACGTATCCTGCAGGTTCTTATGCTGGTTTTGCGTTAAGTTTTGATGATGCTTTAGTAAGTTTAGAGGTATTAAGAAATAGTATCACAATTACTACTTTAGATGCTAACGGAGATGTTTTAGAGTCTAAATCAGCAAGTAATTTAATAGGGTTAGAATTATTAACAAATATTATTGGCACATCTGCTACAGGTGATGTTAATCTAGGGTTTAAGACTACTCAAGCTTATTCAGGAATAAAAATTTCTGCTTCTTCGTTAGTAAGTGTTGCTATTGATAATGAAATTGATGTTTACGGAGCTTTTGTAGATACAAGAGGAGCCACAGGAGGTAGTTTTGGTTCTTGTTTAGTAGATTCCGATAATGATGGAATTGATGATAGTTTAGATATTGATGATGATAACGATGGTATTATTGATATTATAGAAAATGGAAATTGTGCAATTGAAGATAAAGTAGAAATTGTAGAATTATATAGCGAAGACTTTGGTTCAGGTACAGGAAGATCAAGTAATCCGTATGTAGAAAATCATCTTTATGATACTAATGGTGCCATACCAGATGGTTCTTATGCTATTGTTTCTTCTAACTCTCCTGGTTTACCTGCTTATAACCGTACAGATCAAAATGGAAATGTAGATGCAAATATAGATGAATTTACAGGGCCAGCAAGTGGTTCTACAAATGGTAGATACTTATCTATTAATATGGTAAATACTGGTAACATAGAGTTTTATCGTCATAGACTTAATAATTTAATTATTGGAGCAGATTATAGATTTCGATTAGATATGGCTGGTTTATGTAATGGTTGTGCAGATGCGCCAATCTTTAGACTAGAAGTGCAAAACAGTAGTGGAGCCACTTTACAAACGGTTTCTTCAAGTTCATTGGGGGTAACTAATAATGATACTTGGGTAAGAGTAAACTTAAATTTTACAGGAACTACAGATAAAGTTGATATTGTAATTTTTAATGACCAACCAAACGGTGGTGCTGGTAATGATGTTGGGGTTGATAATATTGTTTTTAGCGTTTTACAATGTCCTGCAAGTTTTAATGATCCAGATAATGACGGACTTGAAAATAGTATAGACTTAGACTCAGATGGAGATGGATGTCCAGATGTTAGAGAGGCAGGTGTACCAGGTATTTTAAAAACAACAAATGTAACCAACGGAAACGGTACAGATGCTACAGCTAATACAACAGTAGCTACAGATGATGCTATTTTAGATATTGATTCTTCTGGTCAATCAGTTGGGTTAAATGGATTGGTAGCAAGTATAGAAACAGATGATACTGCAAGAGCTATAACAACCTATCCATCTAATTATATAACATATTCATTGGATAAAAATATAAATGCTTGTGGTACAGCAATGATAACTCAGGTATACCAAACACCTACAGAACGTTGGATAGAAATAACAAATGCTACAGATTATATTGTAGGTGAAAACACCACAAATCTAGCCTTGTTTAAAGATGGAGCTTCAACTAGTTTAGCACCTTCTGCTTTTATAAATAATTTAAGCGCTATAGCTCCACATACATCTATATTAATTTCATCTAAAACAGTAAATAATAAGTTAGCAGGAGTAACAGAAATTACAGGCACAGATAATGCTAATGCAGCAGCTGTTACAGATTTTAGTACAGCAAATGATATTATTGTATTAACAAAAAATATTGATAGTAGAGCTTGGGTTAATCGAGTAGATGTTATTAGTAGTATTGCTGATAGCACAAGTTATGTTCGTAGTGATATGATTTTAGAACCAAATACAACTTTCGATTCAACCGAATGGGTGGCATTTATAAATGATAATATTATAACTTATAATGATTTAGAGTTTGATGAGTTAGATGAAGCTGATGAGCGTCATCCTCATGACCCATTATTATCAGAAATTGTTTCAGCAAATGTTAATGCTAATATAAAACCAGGATTACACAACTTTGGTTTTACTGATAGAGTAAGTGGTGATTGGTCTAATGGTTATCCTGATAGATCTAGAGAGGTAAAAGTGTCTGAAAGTTACAATCATTTAGAAAAATTAAGTGCACGTAAATTAGACGTTAAAAGTGGCGCTATCTTTAGTATTACAGACCATTTATTAGTAGTAACAAATGATGTTATTTTAAATGGAGAAATTAGATTGGTAAGTACAGATGACACTAATAAAGCACAAATGGTACAAACCCATAAAGGTGTAAAGCAAGTTACAGGAACAGGTAAATTACTGGTAGATCAAAAATCTAAAGCGCCAAATATGTATAGATATAATTATATGGGGTCACCTGTAAATACTATTGGAGAAAGTACTTATTCCGTTTTAAGTGTTTTAAAAGATGGTACAAATCCATTAACTGCAAATGGTACTATTGGTCAAGGGGCATCTGATATTGCTAAAGATATAACTTTTGTACAAGGATATAATGGTAGTAACACCGCACCAATATCAATAGCCGATTATTGGATATATACTTACGGTAGTGCTGCAGGAGGTAGATCTAATTGGGAACACAAATATAGAAGAGCAACAATTGCGCAAACTGATGGTTTTATTTTTAAAGGCCCTTCAGACCCAGAACAGAATTATACATTTGCAGGTACCCCAAAAGATGGAGATTTAGCAACAGCTGTTGGGGCAGATCAATCTTATTTAGTTGGTAATCCTTTTGCTGGTGCAATGAGCGCAAAAAAGTTTATACAAGACAATACAAACGCTATAACGGGTAGTTTATATTTTTGGGAACATGCTGGTGAAAAGAATGCTGAAGGAACAAAAGGACATTACTATGGCGGATATGTAGGAGGGTATGCTATTAGAAATATTTCTATGGGTTTATCTGCAAATCAAGTAATGTCTAATAATGGTGCTGACGTTGTAACAAGCTTAGTAGAAGCAGAAACAGAAACAAAAAACAATGGCGCAAGCGATTATTCTTTAGATGGAATTTCTGGTGTAGTTCTTGGTTCTTTAAATGAAAGTGTTTCATTTACAAGTACAATAGCAGCAGATTCATTATTTATCAACTATAAAACTATTAGTACTGGATCTATAGGAGTTAAGGTTAATGGAACTTTACACTCGGTTCCATTAAGTATTTCGAGTGGTCAGTATACAGATGTTTGCTTATCAAAAGATATAAAAGTTAATGATGTAATAGAGGTTATATATACAAATAATTCAGGGGCGTATAATTTATATTTAGATTCATTTATTTTAAAAGGACGTGCGGTAACTGATGGGGCGCCAGCTGTGGGTACTGGAGAGTATAAAGTACCTAAAGCATATATTGCTATGGGACAAGGGTTTTTTATTCTAGGAGATGCAGATGGTGGTCCAATAATGTTTAATAATAGTCAAAGAGAGTATAAGAAAGAAGGGCCAGAATCTATTTTATTTAAAAGTGATAACAAATCAACAGAAAAAACAAGAACGAGTGTAGGTAAGCTTCCTATTATTAAATTAGGAATGAATTATACAAATGAAGAAGGTTTAGGGTTGCATAGACAGATTGGTATTTCATTTAAAAAAGAGAATTCTTTTGGGTATGATAATGGTTATGATTCAGGAATGCTTGATGTAGGTGAAACTGATTTTTATTGGAAACTGCCTAATAGTGATGATAAGTATGCAATTGCTGGAGTGCAGAGTATTTCTGATGATTTAGAAGTTCCTTTGTTTATTTCATTAGCTCATAAAGGTACTGTAGTTATAGGTGTTGATGAGTGGGATGCTATTGATAGAAATGTGTATATAAAAGATAAATTAACAAAACAAGCATACTTAATTAACAACGGTAGTTTTTCTTTAAAATTAGCAAGTGGTAGTTATACAGATAGATTTTTCTTAGCCTTTAAAGAAAGTAATACTTTAAGTGTATCAGATAATACTACTGTGTTAAATAAAAATATTACAGTTTACTTAGATAGCAATACACAAGAAATTGTAATTAATAATGAAAATAATTTACAACTTAAAAATGTGAAATTATACAATCTTTTAGGGCAAGAAATTGGTAAATGGAATAACCTAGATCAAATAGCTACACAACAGAGATTAAAAACAAACAAACTATCTAATGCTATTTATATTATTAATATAGAAACAGAAAAAGGAAAAATTTCTAAAAAAGTTATATTAGAGTAG
- a CDS encoding RsmB/NOP family class I SAM-dependent RNA methyltransferase, whose product MRLHRNLTFAVIDSIRDIFNEGVYADKAVEKALKRDKRWGARDRKFVAETIYDIVRWNRLYAEIAEVKVPYDRDNIWRLFSVWCILRGIALPDWNQIGDVPERKIKGRFAELSRTRKYRESIPDWMDEMCATELGEELWTKEIAALNIQANVILRTNTLNITKEVLQKKLKAEGVITEFVPNHPDALILPERANVFKTDAFHAGYFEVQDASSQLVAAYLDVKPGMKVIDTCAGAGGKTLHLSALMENKGQIIAMDIYESKLRKLKVRAKRNKAHNIDMRVIDSTKPIKKLHGKADRVLIDAPCSGLGVIRRNPDSKWKLQPEFIENIKKIQQDVLQQYSKMVKPGGKMVYATCSVLPSENQEQVNHFLTSEAGKDFTFVSDKKVLAHISGFDGFYMALLEKK is encoded by the coding sequence ATGAGATTACACAGAAACTTAACTTTTGCTGTTATAGATAGTATTAGAGATATATTTAATGAAGGCGTATATGCAGACAAAGCTGTAGAAAAGGCTCTAAAACGTGATAAACGTTGGGGAGCAAGAGATAGAAAATTTGTTGCAGAAACCATATATGACATTGTACGTTGGAACCGTTTATATGCAGAAATTGCTGAGGTAAAAGTACCTTATGATAGAGATAACATTTGGAGATTATTCTCTGTATGGTGTATTCTAAGAGGAATTGCATTACCAGATTGGAACCAAATTGGAGATGTACCAGAAAGAAAAATTAAAGGTCGTTTTGCAGAACTTTCTAGAACCCGAAAATATAGAGAATCTATACCAGATTGGATGGATGAAATGTGTGCTACTGAATTAGGTGAAGAATTATGGACCAAAGAAATTGCCGCTTTAAACATACAAGCAAATGTAATTTTAAGAACCAATACTTTAAATATTACTAAAGAAGTACTACAAAAAAAATTAAAAGCAGAAGGCGTAATTACAGAATTTGTACCAAACCATCCAGATGCCTTAATATTACCAGAAAGAGCAAATGTTTTTAAAACAGATGCTTTTCATGCTGGTTATTTTGAAGTTCAAGATGCTTCATCGCAACTTGTTGCTGCTTATTTAGACGTTAAACCTGGCATGAAGGTAATTGATACCTGTGCAGGTGCAGGAGGTAAAACATTGCATTTATCTGCTTTAATGGAAAATAAAGGGCAAATTATTGCTATGGATATTTACGAAAGTAAATTACGTAAATTAAAAGTTAGAGCAAAGAGAAACAAAGCACATAATATAGATATGCGCGTAATTGATTCTACTAAACCAATTAAAAAATTACACGGTAAGGCAGACAGAGTTTTAATTGATGCTCCTTGTTCTGGTTTAGGTGTTATTCGTAGAAACCCAGATTCTAAATGGAAGCTACAACCAGAATTTATAGAAAACATAAAAAAAATACAACAAGACGTATTACAACAATATTCTAAAATGGTAAAACCAGGAGGAAAAATGGTGTATGCTACGTGTTCTGTATTACCATCAGAAAATCAAGAACAAGTTAATCATTTCTTAACATCAGAAGCCGGAAAAGATTTTACTTTTGTCTCAGATAAAAAAGTGTTAGCACATATTTCTGGTTTCGACGGATTTTACATGGCACTTTTAGAAAAAAAATAA
- a CDS encoding endonuclease: protein MVKKLLLFILTTTSVISYSQETYYDDVNLQLTGIQLKTALANKIKNTHSNKLIYTPGVWEASKITDLDTAEPDNVVLIYGWENGTDSDITNDRSRNNALQDAATGATFVWNREHVFSKSLANPSLETNEAGSGTDAHNLRPADKSRNSERNNYKFATGSGNSSRSSITYNGPDGAETRGWYPGDEWKGDVSRIIMYMYLRYGNQCLPTKVGVGDSQFTPDDMIDLFLQWNREDPVSDIEKARNTYHENTSNTYAQGNRNPFIDNPFLATRIWGGENAEDTWGIYKNSDTEAPSKPTNVTLTNQTLTSIDISWSASTDNIGVTQYQVYVNDVLTKQTATTTSASITGLETNTTYNFKVIAKDLINKSEASNVVTAKTLVDTTAPSIPTNVTITDITDSSFNINWSVSSDNNEVAGYDIFVDGTFKATTTATSYALIGLATSTTYSVTVLAKDKDNNKSAQSTAVNATTTDGASGGAASELFFSEYFEGNGGTNKALEIVNLTGSTVDLANYVLKMQRNGTDGWVTPLALNSGTVKNIVPGDVFVIGNGKNDIPQLQPYSTSNPNGQVDLVQPVIEENGWGQPVNFNGNDAIGLFKEDVLIDIIGEFGNGSNFAKDVTLRRKADISAPNITFDLQGEWTSFPQNTFDGIGSFTSTLNTSKNIFQVFKMFPNPTNGGYIYFSVTENAKINIYNLLGKLVSTSEVTKNKNNIDISNFSKGIYLVKINSGKQYITKKLIKN, encoded by the coding sequence ATGGTAAAAAAATTACTTCTTTTTATTTTAACCACTACATCAGTAATTTCTTATTCTCAAGAAACTTATTATGATGATGTTAATTTACAATTAACAGGAATCCAGCTAAAAACTGCTTTAGCTAACAAGATTAAGAATACACATTCTAATAAGTTAATTTATACTCCTGGTGTTTGGGAGGCTTCTAAAATTACAGATTTAGACACCGCAGAACCAGACAATGTTGTTTTAATATATGGTTGGGAAAACGGAACTGATAGTGACATTACCAATGATAGATCTAGAAATAACGCTCTGCAAGACGCAGCAACGGGAGCTACTTTTGTTTGGAATAGAGAGCACGTCTTTTCTAAATCGCTTGCAAACCCAAGTTTAGAAACTAATGAAGCTGGTTCTGGAACAGATGCTCATAATTTAAGACCTGCTGATAAAAGTAGAAATTCAGAAAGAAATAATTACAAATTTGCTACAGGTAGTGGAAACTCTAGCCGTTCTTCTATAACCTACAATGGACCTGATGGTGCAGAAACAAGAGGTTGGTATCCTGGAGACGAATGGAAAGGAGATGTTTCTAGAATTATAATGTACATGTATCTTCGTTACGGAAACCAATGCTTACCTACTAAGGTTGGGGTTGGAGATTCTCAATTTACACCAGACGATATGATCGATTTATTCTTACAATGGAATAGAGAAGACCCTGTTTCAGACATTGAAAAAGCAAGAAATACGTATCATGAAAACACTTCAAACACCTATGCACAAGGAAATAGAAATCCGTTTATAGACAACCCGTTTTTGGCTACCAGAATTTGGGGAGGAGAAAATGCAGAAGATACTTGGGGAATTTATAAAAATAGTGATACTGAAGCACCAAGCAAGCCTACAAATGTTACTTTAACCAACCAAACGTTAACTTCTATAGACATTTCTTGGTCCGCTTCTACAGATAACATTGGTGTAACACAATATCAAGTATATGTTAATGATGTTTTAACTAAACAAACAGCAACCACTACCTCTGCCTCTATTACAGGTTTAGAAACAAATACAACTTACAATTTTAAGGTAATTGCCAAAGATTTAATTAACAAGTCTGAAGCAAGTAATGTGGTTACAGCAAAAACGTTAGTAGACACTACAGCGCCATCAATTCCTACAAATGTTACCATTACAGACATCACAGATAGTTCTTTTAATATAAACTGGTCTGTATCTTCAGATAACAACGAAGTAGCCGGTTATGATATCTTTGTTGATGGTACTTTTAAAGCAACTACTACTGCAACTAGTTATGCACTTATTGGTTTAGCAACATCTACTACTTATAGCGTAACCGTTTTAGCAAAAGACAAAGACAATAATAAATCTGCACAAAGTACTGCAGTAAATGCAACTACAACAGACGGTGCTTCTGGTGGTGCTGCTTCAGAATTATTTTTCTCAGAATATTTTGAAGGTAACGGAGGTACAAATAAGGCTTTAGAAATTGTAAATTTAACAGGTAGTACAGTAGATCTTGCAAACTATGTATTAAAAATGCAAAGAAACGGTACTGATGGTTGGGTAACTCCATTAGCATTAAACAGTGGAACGGTTAAAAACATTGTTCCTGGAGATGTTTTTGTTATAGGTAATGGTAAAAATGATATACCACAATTACAACCTTATTCTACTTCTAACCCTAATGGTCAAGTAGACTTAGTACAACCTGTAATAGAAGAAAATGGTTGGGGACAACCTGTAAATTTTAATGGAAATGATGCCATTGGCTTATTTAAAGAGGATGTGTTAATAGATATTATAGGAGAATTTGGCAACGGTTCTAATTTTGCTAAAGATGTTACTTTAAGAAGAAAAGCAGATATCAGCGCGCCAAATATCACTTTTGATTTACAAGGCGAATGGACTTCTTTTCCACAAAACACTTTTGATGGAATTGGTAGTTTTACGTCTACTTTAAATACAAGTAAAAATATTTTTCAAGTTTTTAAAATGTTTCCAAACCCTACAAATGGAGGATATATTTACTTTAGTGTAACAGAAAATGCAAAAATTAACATTTATAACCTTTTAGGCAAATTGGTCTCAACATCAGAAGTTACAAAAAATAAAAACAATATTGATATATCAAACTTCTCTAAAGGAATCTATTTAGTTAAAATCAATTCTGGTAAACAATATATCACAAAGAAATTAATTAAAAACTAA